Proteins encoded by one window of Nicotiana tabacum cultivar K326 chromosome 10, ASM71507v2, whole genome shotgun sequence:
- the LOC107820408 gene encoding uncharacterized protein LOC107820408, translating into YILITTETKEKIVANLANFAYDPYNYTFLCQLNVIELFLDCLTELSERLVEFGIGGICNACADPANAALVTQNDGIPLVIQCLSSPARNTVNYALGALYYLCNASNKEEILKPEVINAIKSYAAAGGVSTSFSNLAQSFLDKHV; encoded by the exons TACATTCTTATTACTACAGAGACGAAAGAGAAGATTGTTGCTAATTTGGCGAACTTTGCATATGATCCTTACAACTATACCTTTTTGTGCCAG CTTAATGTTATAGAACTTTTTCTCGACTGTTTAACTGAGCTGAGTGAGAGGCTTGTGGAGTTTGGGATTGGAGGAATCTGCAATGCTTGTGCTG ATCCAGCAAATGCTGCTCTTGTCACTCAAAATGATGGTATCCCTCTCGTCATCCAGTGTTTGTCAAGTCCTGCTAGGAACACG GTAAATTATGCTCTAGGAGCTCTGTATTATCTTTGCAATGCATCAAACAAGGAAGAGATCTTAAAGCCAGAAGTAATTAATGCCATCAAAAGTTATGCAGCTGCTGGTGGAGTTAGTACAAGCTTCAGCAATTTGGCTCAGTCTTTCTTAGATAAACATGTCTAG